One Shewanella sp. MR-4 DNA window includes the following coding sequences:
- a CDS encoding methyl-accepting chemotaxis protein: MLGFLKDLRIKYKMGSLIGIMLLLMLLLAAFSLLKMKRVTDEIHTITAENLPLVKLSSEVTILQLESSISLEKAFRASEIPVSAQERLIEGFIGEVIQHKERINGELLSTQTMLNEALTLPQPPELRDKTQQLIQEVTDIIRVYRDYDAQLATVVNAIQQHTQATALVQQVSDLERTQSQFNTQLSQFAQRLEQMTQTAVSITEDEEKSAIYGLMVISSVALILGLGIGMLFSQYIVRSITRLRNAAAMMESGNFSRVLQAESKDELGELTLSMNQMALTLSQTVGHVIGRSEEMASMVTELNAVAENNRRAILSQQEDTDQVAASMTQMAATITEVASSAETASFSAGQAEGRAKDSCAVVEASERITQQLVESAQQSSQLIQQLQASTGKILNFVSVVDAIAGQTNLLALNASIEAARAGDQGRGFAVVADEVRALATRSQTATQEISQLIQTLVLDAQSAVDSFGKNEQQINESSLQVKQIKQNLFEILDALTQLSQANAQVATASEEQAVTAEDISERLNTIRDSGESVLNSAFETAKASESLSQQANTLREAMQQFKVREA, encoded by the coding sequence ATGCTTGGTTTTTTAAAAGATTTACGGATCAAATATAAGATGGGCAGCCTTATCGGCATTATGCTGCTACTCATGCTGTTATTAGCGGCTTTTAGCCTACTAAAGATGAAGCGGGTAACGGATGAAATCCACACTATTACCGCCGAAAACCTCCCCCTAGTGAAGTTATCGAGTGAGGTCACTATTTTGCAGCTCGAGAGTTCGATTAGTCTTGAAAAGGCTTTTCGCGCTTCAGAGATCCCTGTCTCAGCCCAGGAGCGATTAATTGAAGGTTTTATCGGGGAAGTGATTCAGCATAAAGAGCGAATTAACGGCGAGTTACTCTCCACACAGACCATGCTAAATGAGGCGTTAACCCTCCCTCAACCGCCTGAACTACGTGATAAAACCCAACAATTGATCCAAGAAGTCACCGACATTATTCGCGTTTATCGCGACTATGATGCCCAGCTAGCGACTGTGGTGAATGCGATACAGCAACATACTCAGGCCACAGCGTTGGTGCAGCAAGTGAGCGACCTTGAGCGAACTCAATCCCAATTCAACACCCAGCTCAGTCAGTTTGCGCAGCGTTTAGAGCAAATGACCCAAACCGCAGTATCCATCACTGAGGATGAGGAGAAAAGCGCGATTTACGGCCTGATGGTGATTTCGTCGGTCGCGCTTATCTTAGGATTGGGTATTGGTATGCTCTTTAGTCAATACATAGTGCGGTCTATTACGCGCTTGCGTAATGCCGCCGCCATGATGGAGTCGGGCAACTTTAGCCGAGTGCTGCAAGCAGAATCTAAGGATGAGCTTGGCGAGTTAACCCTGAGCATGAATCAAATGGCCTTGACCCTGAGCCAAACCGTCGGGCATGTGATTGGGCGCAGCGAAGAAATGGCCTCTATGGTGACAGAGCTCAATGCGGTGGCTGAAAATAATCGCAGGGCAATACTCAGCCAGCAGGAAGATACTGACCAAGTCGCCGCCTCGATGACGCAAATGGCGGCGACCATTACCGAGGTTGCAAGCAGCGCCGAAACGGCATCATTTTCGGCGGGCCAAGCGGAAGGCCGAGCCAAGGATAGCTGCGCCGTTGTGGAGGCCAGCGAGCGGATCACTCAGCAACTGGTGGAGAGTGCCCAGCAATCGAGCCAACTTATCCAGCAGCTCCAGGCCAGCACAGGCAAAATTTTAAACTTTGTTTCCGTAGTCGATGCCATTGCGGGGCAGACAAATTTACTGGCGTTAAACGCCTCCATTGAGGCGGCTAGGGCGGGCGATCAGGGACGGGGTTTTGCCGTCGTTGCCGACGAGGTGCGCGCCCTCGCGACGCGTAGCCAAACCGCCACCCAGGAAATTAGTCAGCTTATTCAAACCTTAGTGCTTGATGCCCAGTCGGCCGTCGACTCATTTGGTAAAAATGAGCAGCAAATCAATGAGTCATCGCTCCAAGTTAAGCAAATTAAACAAAACTTGTTTGAGATCTTAGATGCCTTAACTCAGCTCTCGCAGGCCAATGCTCAAGTCGCCACCGCCAGTGAGGAGCAGGCGGTGACCGCCGAAGATATCAGCGAACGCTTAAATACCATTCGTGACTCGGGAGAATCCGTGCTTAATAGCGCATTTGAAACGGCGAAGGCCAGCGAATCCCTCTCGCAGCAGGCCAACACCCTACGCGAAGCCATGCAGCAATTTAAGGTGCGTGAAGCCTAA
- a CDS encoding aminotransferase class V-fold PLP-dependent enzyme yields MTHSASTDTTLPDSHSQIRSQFPTLSQMLGDYPLCYLDTAATSQKPQSVLDAMAQYYLNDNANVHRAAHQLSARATSSYEKVRDELQGFINAKRREEIIFTHGTTESINLVAYGLTPQIAAGDLILIDTAAHHANIVPWQELAKRTGAIIKPIPLDRDGRLDRHAYQALLALKPKVVALCHVSNALGTVNPVVELVQQAKAQGAITLVDGAQAVAHLSLDMAAIDCDFYVFSGHKMYGPTGIGVLYGRFDKLDTLTPLLTGGEMIKRVSFDGTEFGSLPNRLEAGTPPISEVIGLGAAIRFLQQHLTPEVQAHEAELLQYLQHQLRALGDVHLYAAHSDNLGAVAFNLGDEHHQDVGILLDQQGVAVRCGHHCAMPLMQSLNLKGCCRASIGIYTNKADIDRFIAALASVKELLL; encoded by the coding sequence ATGACACATTCAGCCTCAACCGACACAACATTGCCCGATAGCCATAGCCAAATCCGCTCGCAATTTCCAACCCTCTCGCAAATGTTGGGCGACTATCCCCTGTGTTATCTCGATACCGCGGCCACCAGCCAAAAGCCGCAATCCGTGTTAGATGCCATGGCTCAGTATTACCTGAACGACAATGCCAATGTGCACCGTGCGGCGCACCAGTTATCGGCGCGCGCGACCTCTAGCTACGAGAAAGTCCGCGATGAGTTACAAGGGTTTATTAATGCAAAGCGCCGCGAAGAAATCATCTTCACCCACGGCACCACAGAGTCGATCAATCTAGTCGCCTATGGCTTAACGCCACAGATTGCTGCGGGCGATCTGATTTTGATCGATACCGCCGCCCACCACGCCAACATAGTGCCATGGCAAGAATTGGCAAAACGCACGGGCGCCATCATTAAACCTATCCCTCTCGATCGTGATGGCAGGCTCGATCGCCATGCCTATCAAGCGCTGCTCGCCCTCAAGCCCAAAGTAGTCGCCCTGTGCCATGTTTCTAATGCCTTAGGCACAGTGAATCCTGTTGTCGAATTAGTGCAGCAAGCCAAGGCACAAGGGGCGATCACCTTAGTCGATGGGGCGCAGGCGGTTGCACACTTAAGCTTAGATATGGCCGCTATCGATTGTGATTTTTATGTGTTTTCCGGCCATAAGATGTATGGCCCGACTGGCATTGGTGTGCTTTATGGCCGCTTCGATAAGTTAGATACGCTCACGCCACTGTTAACGGGCGGTGAGATGATTAAACGAGTGAGTTTCGATGGCACCGAATTTGGCAGCCTACCCAATCGCTTAGAAGCGGGTACACCACCCATCAGTGAAGTCATCGGCCTAGGCGCCGCTATCCGCTTTTTGCAACAACACTTAACGCCAGAGGTTCAGGCCCACGAGGCTGAGCTGCTGCAGTATTTACAGCACCAGCTGCGCGCCCTCGGAGATGTGCATCTCTATGCTGCCCATAGTGATAATCTCGGTGCGGTTGCCTTTAATCTGGGCGATGAACACCATCAAGATGTCGGGATTTTATTAGATCAACAAGGCGTTGCCGTGCGCTGCGGTCATCACTGCGCCATGCCCTTGATGCAAAGCCTTAACCTGAAGGGCTGCTGCCGAGCATCGATTGGTATCTACACCAATAAAGCCGATATCGACCGCTTTATTGCCGCCTTAGCCTCAGTCAAAGAGTTGCTGCTCTAA
- a CDS encoding SufE family protein, whose translation MTLPIMPVATEFDYSVEEASSLLARFEQAPNWQERYRQIMLLGKTLPSLADEFRLESAQVKGCESDAWLYHLEQDAKHYFLADSDARIVKGLIGLLLSACHGKQSDEILAFDPSAYFKQLGLEGQLSPSRTNGLHALAKAMIDAVKP comes from the coding sequence ATGACATTGCCAATCATGCCCGTTGCCACCGAGTTTGATTACTCCGTTGAGGAGGCATCAAGCCTGTTAGCCCGTTTTGAGCAAGCACCAAACTGGCAGGAAAGATATCGCCAAATCATGTTATTAGGTAAAACCTTACCGAGTTTAGCGGATGAGTTTCGCCTTGAGTCCGCCCAAGTCAAAGGCTGCGAGAGCGATGCCTGGCTGTACCATCTAGAGCAAGACGCTAAGCATTATTTCCTAGCCGATAGCGATGCGCGCATTGTGAAGGGATTAATCGGTTTACTATTGAGTGCCTGTCACGGCAAACAGAGCGACGAGATTCTCGCCTTTGACCCTTCTGCCTATTTCAAACAATTAGGGCTAGAGGGTCAATTAAGCCCCTCGCGCACCAATGGCTTACATGCCTTAGCCAAGGCGATGATTGATGCGGTAAAACCCTAA
- a CDS encoding membrane dipeptidase yields MKAVNQDRRTLLKGIGAATLLCPFASFSSLAAPRSRRLYIDGLSFLPDDLADVPASGLDAFLCDISAIETIEQADGTLNYKRTYKACMESIQQAAKRVSEHSDILLQGLTGRDIKLARESNRTAVFFQIQGADCVEEDSEANQWARVDEFHRQGLRALQLTHHYGNTFAGGALDNDANGGLNKPLTAHGRALIEKLNHANILVDVSHSSAQTALDAAKLSRAPIVQSHGAARGIVKHARCSPDEVIRAIADSGGVFGVFMMSFWLTNNAVPTVDDYIRQLEYVTRIGGVDCVAIANDYPLRGQENLLALNNDNAQGVKEYQEWWYSLRAKQVLGFDAEPRHVVIPELNHIERMSRIDDALAKARFKSTDRDRFMGGNWQRVLNQVLI; encoded by the coding sequence ATGAAGGCTGTCAATCAAGATCGTCGAACGCTGTTAAAAGGGATTGGCGCCGCCACGCTACTTTGCCCCTTTGCCAGTTTCTCCAGCCTTGCAGCGCCGCGCTCTCGGCGCTTATATATAGATGGTTTATCCTTTCTGCCCGATGACTTAGCCGATGTTCCCGCATCGGGGCTCGATGCCTTTTTATGTGATATCTCTGCCATCGAAACCATTGAACAAGCCGATGGCACCTTAAACTACAAACGCACTTACAAAGCCTGTATGGAAAGCATCCAGCAAGCCGCGAAACGCGTCAGCGAACACTCAGACATTCTCCTACAAGGCTTAACTGGACGCGATATCAAACTGGCAAGAGAGAGCAATCGCACCGCGGTTTTCTTCCAGATCCAAGGCGCGGATTGCGTGGAAGAAGACAGCGAGGCCAACCAATGGGCCCGTGTCGATGAGTTTCACCGCCAAGGTCTGCGAGCACTGCAGCTGACCCACCATTACGGCAATACCTTTGCGGGCGGCGCCCTCGATAACGATGCCAATGGCGGGCTCAATAAACCTCTTACCGCCCATGGTCGTGCACTGATTGAAAAACTCAATCATGCCAATATCTTAGTCGATGTCAGCCACTCGAGCGCCCAAACCGCGTTAGATGCTGCCAAACTCAGCCGCGCGCCCATAGTCCAAAGCCATGGCGCGGCGCGCGGTATTGTCAAACATGCCCGTTGTAGCCCCGATGAAGTGATCCGCGCCATTGCCGACTCAGGCGGCGTATTCGGGGTCTTTATGATGAGCTTTTGGCTCACCAATAATGCCGTTCCAACTGTCGATGATTATATCCGCCAGTTAGAATATGTCACCCGTATCGGCGGGGTCGATTGTGTTGCCATCGCCAATGATTATCCGCTCAGAGGCCAAGAAAATCTGTTAGCCCTGAATAACGACAATGCCCAGGGCGTGAAGGAATATCAGGAATGGTGGTACAGCCTAAGGGCTAAGCAAGTGTTAGGTTTTGATGCCGAACCAAGGCATGTGGTGATTCCCGAGCTAAACCATATCGAGCGTATGAGCCGTATCGACGATGCATTAGCTAAGGCCCGTTTTAAGTCGACCGATCGCGACCGCTTTATGGGCGGAAACTGGCAAAGAGTGCTCAATCAGGTACTCATCTAA
- a CDS encoding AAA family ATPase, whose amino-acid sequence MLTTLAISNYRTLREIVLPLGRLNLVTGANGSGKSNLYKALRLLAQTAQGGVVNALAQEGGLDSCFWAGPENLTKGMLAGDTPIEATVRQAPKRLKLGFAGEDFSYLIELGLPKPDSTTLFGLDPQIKREAIWNGPKYRSASVLVERRGPMVKSRSPEGQGWLTLSAHLQSGDSIFTELADPERSPEVLTLRDSIRAWRFYDHFRTDAEAPARRPQLGTATPVLHHDGRDLPSAIQTIFEIGDKAAFDHAVTDAFPGAKVRITPQAGGILQLEFHQQGLLRPLHASELSDGTLRYLLLIAALLTPRPPELMVLNEPETSLHPDLLPALARLIAKASEVCQLWVVSHANRLINALSQFEHCNTLALDKNLGQTQIVGQDLLNTPSWQWQLK is encoded by the coding sequence ATGCTGACTACCCTAGCCATCTCTAACTATCGCACCTTGAGGGAGATAGTCTTACCCCTTGGGCGCCTGAATCTAGTGACCGGCGCTAACGGTAGTGGCAAATCCAATTTATACAAAGCCTTACGGCTACTCGCTCAAACAGCGCAGGGTGGCGTTGTTAATGCTTTGGCGCAGGAAGGCGGCTTAGACTCCTGTTTTTGGGCGGGACCTGAAAATCTCACCAAGGGCATGTTAGCGGGCGATACGCCAATTGAAGCTACAGTCAGACAAGCGCCCAAACGCCTAAAATTGGGATTTGCGGGCGAAGATTTTAGTTATCTGATTGAGCTTGGCCTCCCCAAACCCGACTCCACCACCCTGTTTGGGTTAGATCCGCAAATTAAACGTGAGGCGATTTGGAATGGCCCCAAATATCGCTCCGCCAGCGTGTTGGTGGAGCGGCGCGGTCCTATGGTGAAGAGTCGCAGCCCTGAGGGACAAGGTTGGCTCACCTTGAGCGCCCATCTGCAAAGCGGTGACAGTATTTTTACCGAACTTGCCGATCCTGAACGTAGCCCTGAAGTATTAACGCTAAGGGACAGCATTCGCGCCTGGCGGTTTTACGATCACTTTCGAACCGATGCCGAAGCCCCAGCGCGTCGTCCACAGCTAGGGACGGCTACGCCCGTATTGCACCATGACGGTCGAGATCTCCCCTCTGCCATACAAACTATTTTTGAGATTGGCGATAAAGCGGCATTTGATCATGCGGTGACCGATGCTTTTCCGGGGGCCAAGGTGCGTATCACGCCCCAAGCGGGTGGGATACTCCAACTCGAATTCCACCAGCAGGGCTTATTAAGGCCACTGCATGCCAGTGAACTCTCCGACGGCACCCTGAGGTATTTATTGCTTATCGCCGCATTACTCACCCCAAGACCACCCGAGTTAATGGTATTAAACGAGCCCGAAACCAGCCTGCACCCCGATTTATTGCCCGCTTTAGCTCGGCTTATCGCTAAGGCTTCCGAGGTGTGTCAGCTTTGGGTCGTGTCCCACGCTAACCGTTTGATTAATGCCTTGAGCCAGTTTGAGCACTGCAATACTTTGGCACTGGATAAAAATCTAGGGCAGACCCAAATAGTGGGGCAGGATTTACTCAATACGCCGAGCTGGCAATGGCAACTCAAATAG
- a CDS encoding cupin domain-containing protein, with product MLQNFYQSLPDDLSQEVFETLAGNGKLKIERIISQGHSTPVGEWYDQSQYEWVMLLKGEAQLEFEDAQLVTLKPGDYLTLAPHQKHRVASTSSEGETLWLAVFYDAETV from the coding sequence ATGCTACAAAATTTTTATCAGTCACTCCCCGATGATTTATCACAAGAAGTGTTCGAAACTCTTGCTGGCAATGGCAAGTTGAAGATCGAGCGCATTATCTCGCAAGGCCATTCGACGCCAGTGGGGGAGTGGTACGATCAATCGCAATATGAGTGGGTGATGTTGCTCAAAGGGGAGGCGCAGCTCGAATTCGAAGATGCTCAGTTAGTTACCCTTAAACCTGGGGATTATCTCACCCTAGCGCCGCATCAAAAGCACAGAGTCGCTTCGACCAGTTCAGAGGGCGAAACCCTATGGCTGGCAGTATTTTACGATGCTGAAACGGTATGA
- a CDS encoding toxin-antitoxin system YwqK family antitoxin, with protein sequence MSLFRAFKAKLFNTKEKSCAHQDIPLQTSPNPTPLPSSTFKPYFSLAIQATPAQATHSETHEEFTRHDFDSPQTIELLGWEREHESCTFHETQFDRVEIHGPVQDFYLGQDKTCSLAQDSDAATTQARWQVALVNPQELVICRFYIDAEYRVQGDMQDFGSLTGKLQRTFHQIETEQGQNLLRIVTQSPNLTQAVDCNYFGERNGITRQFNALGVLQFEGHFIEEQQLGRQTWYDNEGKINQVEERHAEGMLLTRYYSNGQIKETAEKDSEDNYINQLTRYYESGALWLIRPMRAGKIHGTEHIYYEDGTLQAELSYDMGELVKELWYHTNGNLKQEVHLDAAGKSLETYYEDGQLAWREHLNPQGLNCGLRQEWHPNGVLANQLNFVDGVAHGNSEKWYPNGQLEQCIPFENGYEQGLATWYHENGQLSLEIYLEKGLREGLFRSYYASGVLSAEGQYQRNLSVAPFIEYYENQQIQMYLPHTQGNRDGSARWFYEDGTIKTIAEYFVRHGQGYLKESSSYNKQGVLESFESHSNTRCGYLLEDNQREYYQTGHPDTRIEYYEDGAIRWLLTRLDENLFSSKAFSKQGELLESGFVKVIDNDYQDVGHWQRFTPQGQLQREAWLSDDGKLNETRHYFDTTEQQQTMAAETKVDDNNIVEAMAKSNDTKEPQTSAPILSYHLKFDPDSQLYAMKRYHPNRQIAEEGNLHFRGQEHFWVGIHNQYDKQGRLELSETYTMNGEPIEQSNGSNHRVLN encoded by the coding sequence ATGTCGTTGTTTCGCGCGTTTAAAGCTAAATTATTTAATACCAAAGAAAAAAGCTGCGCCCATCAAGACATACCTCTTCAAACTTCTCCCAATCCCACTCCTCTCCCATCTAGTACGTTCAAACCCTATTTTAGTCTTGCCATTCAAGCGACTCCGGCGCAAGCCACTCATTCAGAAACCCACGAAGAATTTACCCGCCACGACTTCGACAGCCCGCAAACGATTGAGCTGCTCGGTTGGGAGCGAGAGCATGAATCCTGCACCTTTCACGAGACCCAATTTGACCGCGTCGAGATACACGGCCCTGTGCAAGATTTTTATCTCGGTCAGGATAAGACCTGTAGCCTAGCGCAGGATTCTGATGCAGCGACAACTCAAGCCCGCTGGCAAGTGGCACTGGTAAACCCGCAGGAATTAGTGATCTGCCGTTTTTATATCGATGCAGAGTACAGAGTACAAGGCGATATGCAGGACTTCGGCAGTCTCACTGGCAAACTGCAACGGACATTCCATCAGATTGAGACTGAGCAAGGTCAGAATCTACTCAGAATTGTCACCCAATCCCCCAACCTCACTCAAGCCGTCGATTGCAATTACTTTGGTGAGCGCAACGGCATCACTCGCCAATTCAACGCCTTAGGTGTATTGCAGTTCGAAGGGCATTTTATTGAGGAGCAACAGCTCGGGCGCCAGACTTGGTATGACAATGAGGGCAAAATCAATCAAGTCGAGGAGCGCCACGCCGAGGGAATGTTACTGACCCGCTACTATAGCAATGGTCAGATAAAAGAAACCGCCGAAAAGGATAGCGAAGATAATTATATCAATCAGTTAACTCGCTATTATGAATCAGGCGCCCTGTGGCTGATACGCCCCATGCGGGCGGGAAAAATCCATGGCACAGAGCATATCTACTATGAAGATGGCACGCTGCAGGCCGAGCTATCCTATGACATGGGGGAATTGGTTAAAGAGCTTTGGTACCATACCAACGGCAATCTTAAGCAAGAAGTTCATCTCGATGCAGCGGGCAAAAGCCTCGAAACCTATTACGAAGATGGCCAACTCGCCTGGCGGGAACACCTCAATCCACAGGGGTTAAATTGCGGTCTACGCCAGGAATGGCACCCCAATGGCGTGCTGGCAAATCAACTCAATTTTGTTGATGGTGTTGCCCATGGCAACAGCGAGAAATGGTATCCAAACGGACAGCTTGAACAATGCATCCCCTTTGAGAATGGCTATGAGCAGGGGCTTGCCACTTGGTACCATGAAAATGGTCAACTCTCCCTTGAGATCTACCTTGAAAAGGGCCTAAGAGAAGGCCTTTTCCGCAGCTATTATGCTAGCGGCGTATTGTCAGCCGAGGGCCAATATCAGCGTAACCTCTCCGTCGCGCCCTTTATCGAATATTATGAAAACCAGCAAATTCAAATGTATTTACCCCACACTCAAGGCAATCGCGATGGCTCTGCCCGCTGGTTTTATGAAGACGGTACCATCAAGACGATTGCGGAGTATTTTGTCCGCCATGGCCAAGGTTACCTTAAGGAAAGCTCCTCCTATAACAAGCAAGGTGTTCTCGAATCCTTTGAGAGCCACTCCAATACCCGTTGTGGCTATCTTCTTGAGGATAATCAACGGGAATATTATCAAACGGGCCACCCAGATACTCGCATCGAATACTATGAGGATGGGGCTATCCGTTGGCTGCTCACTCGCCTAGACGAGAACCTATTCAGCTCAAAAGCCTTTTCAAAACAAGGCGAATTGCTCGAGTCTGGTTTTGTGAAAGTGATAGATAACGATTATCAAGATGTCGGCCACTGGCAACGTTTTACACCGCAAGGCCAATTGCAGCGCGAAGCCTGGCTCAGTGACGATGGCAAGCTCAATGAAACCCGTCACTATTTTGATACCACCGAGCAGCAACAGACGATGGCAGCGGAAACCAAGGTCGATGACAATAACATTGTCGAAGCAATGGCTAAGTCTAACGATACTAAGGAGCCCCAAACGTCGGCGCCTATTCTTAGTTACCATTTGAAATTTGACCCAGATAGCCAACTCTATGCCATGAAACGCTATCATCCGAATCGTCAAATCGCCGAAGAAGGCAACTTACATTTTCGGGGACAAGAGCACTTTTGGGTGGGGATCCACAATCAGTACGATAAACAAGGCCGACTCGAATTATCCGAAACCTATACTATGAATGGTGAACCGATAGAACAGTCCAACGGTTCAAATCATAGAGTCTTGAATTGA
- a CDS encoding PH domain-containing protein: MGLLDGLLGNASEVDLQELAEELRPIMGIQEELKLAYKVIRDLFVFTNKRLILIDKQGLTGKKTSYHSVPYKSITHFEVETTGHFDMDAELRIWISGQSDPLVKELKRGTDVVGIQKTIATFAL, from the coding sequence ATGGGATTGTTAGATGGGTTACTGGGGAATGCGTCTGAGGTCGATTTACAGGAACTGGCCGAAGAGCTGCGCCCAATTATGGGGATTCAGGAAGAATTAAAACTGGCCTATAAAGTGATCCGCGATCTGTTTGTATTTACCAACAAACGCTTGATTTTAATCGATAAGCAAGGACTGACGGGCAAGAAAACCAGCTATCACTCAGTGCCCTATAAATCCATCACCCATTTTGAAGTGGAAACCACAGGCCATTTCGATATGGATGCCGAGCTTAGGATCTGGATCTCTGGCCAAAGTGATCCTCTGGTCAAAGAGCTCAAACGCGGTACCGATGTGGTGGGGATCCAAAAGACCATAGCGACGTTCGCGCTATAA
- a CDS encoding peptidase U32 family protein, with amino-acid sequence MSQPEIYTPETLSHVNNRLELLAPAKNADYGIEAIRHGADAVYIGGPAFGARATAGNSVEDIARLCTFAHKYHAQVFVAINTILMDDELETAEKLIWDVYNAGADALIVQDMGVLQLNLPPIALHASTQMDNRNPEKVAFLEQVGFSQVVLARELGLSQIREVAAHTNMQIEFFIHGALCVAYSGLCNLSHAFSNRSANRGECSQMCRLPGNLKTRQGDVLAQNEHLLSLKDNNQTDNLEALIDAGVRSFKIEGRLKDLSYVKNVTAHYRQKLDAIMARRPEFVASSHGRTEHTFTPDPEKTFNRGSTDYFVNERSQGIKDFRSPKYIGQDVGKVVAIGKDFIQVSSTHEFNNGDGLAYFPPNYAMAKQSDDKLQGLRVNRAEGHKLHVLQVPRDLRIGMTLYRNHNQAFETLLSKESAKRIIVVDMCLTDTATGVALTLTDIYGLSATVELAVEKTPATDAEKTLQTIRTQLSKLGSTDFTARQISIETVEPWFLPASVLNGLRRDAVAALELARVEGYQRPKPWKYNQDAVYPFKHLSYLGNVANEKAKDFYQRHGVIEIQDTYEKNGVTEDVPLMITKHCLRFNFNLCPKEVPGIKADPMVLEIGNDVLKLVFDCPKCEMMVVGENRQVRGQKAV; translated from the coding sequence ATGAGCCAGCCAGAGATTTACACACCTGAGACACTTTCTCACGTTAATAACCGCTTAGAGTTATTGGCGCCTGCAAAAAATGCCGATTATGGCATTGAAGCCATTCGCCATGGTGCCGACGCGGTTTATATCGGTGGCCCCGCATTCGGCGCGCGTGCGACCGCGGGTAACAGTGTGGAAGATATCGCCCGTCTGTGTACTTTTGCTCATAAGTATCATGCGCAAGTGTTTGTGGCTATTAACACTATTCTGATGGACGATGAGCTCGAAACCGCTGAAAAGCTGATTTGGGATGTGTATAACGCGGGCGCCGATGCACTGATTGTGCAGGACATGGGCGTATTGCAACTTAACCTGCCGCCGATTGCGCTACATGCTAGTACGCAAATGGATAACCGTAATCCCGAGAAAGTCGCCTTCTTAGAGCAAGTGGGTTTCTCACAAGTAGTATTGGCGCGTGAGTTAGGCTTAAGCCAAATCCGTGAGGTTGCGGCTCACACCAATATGCAGATTGAGTTCTTTATTCACGGCGCCCTGTGTGTGGCCTACAGTGGATTATGTAACTTAAGTCATGCCTTCAGTAACCGCAGTGCAAACCGTGGCGAATGTTCGCAAATGTGTCGTCTGCCGGGCAATCTTAAGACCCGCCAAGGGGATGTGTTGGCGCAAAATGAGCACTTACTCTCATTAAAAGACAATAACCAAACCGATAACCTCGAAGCCTTGATTGATGCCGGCGTTCGCTCCTTCAAAATTGAGGGGCGTTTAAAGGACTTAAGTTATGTTAAAAACGTGACCGCCCATTATCGTCAAAAGCTCGATGCCATTATGGCGCGTCGCCCTGAGTTTGTAGCGTCATCCCATGGCCGTACTGAACATACCTTTACTCCGGATCCTGAAAAAACCTTTAACCGTGGCAGCACAGATTACTTTGTGAATGAGCGTAGCCAAGGGATTAAAGACTTCCGCTCGCCAAAATATATCGGGCAAGATGTGGGTAAAGTGGTCGCCATCGGTAAAGACTTTATTCAAGTCAGTTCAACCCACGAGTTTAATAACGGCGATGGTTTAGCGTATTTCCCGCCAAACTATGCGATGGCCAAACAGTCCGATGACAAATTGCAGGGACTGCGTGTTAACCGTGCCGAAGGTCATAAGCTGCATGTATTGCAGGTGCCGCGCGATCTGCGTATCGGTATGACCTTATACCGTAACCATAACCAAGCTTTCGAGACGTTACTTTCTAAGGAGTCAGCCAAGCGTATTATCGTCGTCGACATGTGTTTAACCGATACTGCTACGGGCGTGGCGCTGACCTTAACGGATATTTACGGCCTCAGTGCAACGGTTGAGCTTGCAGTCGAAAAAACGCCCGCCACCGACGCTGAAAAAACCTTGCAGACTATCCGTACTCAATTGTCGAAACTTGGTAGTACCGATTTTACAGCGCGCCAGATTAGTATCGAAACCGTCGAGCCTTGGTTCCTGCCTGCATCTGTGCTCAACGGCCTGCGCCGTGATGCGGTCGCAGCATTAGAACTTGCCCGTGTTGAAGGTTACCAGCGTCCAAAACCTTGGAAATATAATCAAGATGCCGTGTATCCATTCAAACACTTAAGTTACTTGGGTAACGTGGCAAACGAAAAGGCGAAGGACTTTTACCAACGCCATGGCGTGATTGAAATTCAGGACACCTACGAGAAAAATGGCGTGACCGAAGATGTGCCGTTAATGATCACTAAGCATTGCCTGCGATTTAACTTTAATCTCTGTCCTAAGGAAGTGCCGGGCATTAAGGCGGATCCTATGGTGCTTGAGATAGGTAACGATGTGTTGAAGTTGGTCTTCGACTGTCCAAAATGCGAGATGATGGTCGTCGGTGAAAACCGCCAGGTTCGCGGTCAAAAAGCCGTTTAA